The sequence AAACAAGAAGGCAATAAAAATAGCCCAACTCTTTGAAGATAATCCCCAATGGGGCTTAAGGATTGTAGGGCTTTTAACCTATAGTATGGAAGAAGTTGGCACGGAAATATCGGGTTTTAAAGTCTTAGGTGTTGTTGATGATATAAACTATGTTTTTGAAAAGAATGTAGTGGATTATGTGCTTTTATGCCAGGAACAAGAAGATATTAAAAAACTACAGAATCTGGCATTACGATGTAGGACGGTTGGTATAGATTTTGTGATTGATAGTAATGTGTTTGTTCAGAATATATCGGGTATATCATTTGACCATATCCATGATTTCTCTTTTGTCATATTCAGGTCAGTCTGGTTGGGTCCTGAAAAACTCATGATAAAGCGAATTATTGACCTCTTTATTTCTATTATTATGATCATTCTATGTATACCTTTCTGGATAATAATACCCATTCTAATTAAAAGGGATTCTAAAGGACCTGTGTTTTATGTTCAGGAGAGGGTGGGTAAAAATGGGAGATTATTCCCCATGTATAAATTCAGGACCATGATAGTAGGTGCTGACAAGATGCAGGCAGAGGTTATGTATTTAAATGAGATGGATGGCCCTGTATTTAAGATAAAAAATGACCCAAGGCTAACAAAGGTAGGCAGGCTACTCAGGAGGACAAGCCTTGATGAATTACCCCAGTTGTTTAATGTCATTGCCGGGCATATGAGCCTTGTAGGTCCTCGACCACCTATTATGAGCGAGGTGGTGCAGTATCGTCCATGGCAAAGAAAAAGGCTTTCTGTTATGCCTGGTGTTACATGTCTCTGGCAGGTTACTGGAAGAAATGAGATCAAGTTTGATGAGTGGATGAAGCTTGATATGCAGTATATAGATAACTGGTCTTTAACCCTTGACCTGAAGATACTCTTTATGACCATAAAGGCCGTTATCTCAAGAAGAGGAGCATTATAATGGGTTTTTTTAGAAATCTTTTTACCTTGGGGAAGGACAAGACCTATACAGAGGCGATGAGGCTTTTTAATATGCACGATTACAGGGGGGCCATAGAAAAGTTTGAAGACATATTAAAGAGAAAAAAGGTGTCAACAAGCATTCATTATAATCTTTCAAAGGTCTATATAAGCCAGTCCCACAGAAACCTCGGTATAATACTTTTTACTATGGGAAAATATGCAGAAGCACTTCAAGAATTTACCATGGCACTTCATTATAATCCTGGCTTTAATGAGCTTTATTATTTCATAGGTGTATGCCAGAATAATCTTGGAGATTTCAAGAGTGCCATAGATAGCTTCAATAGTGTTATAGAGGTTGACCCATCAAATCTTCCCGCAAGGCTAAAACTTGGCGTTGCGCTTCATAATTACAGGATGTGGGATACTGCAGAGAATCTCTATAAGGGTATTTTAAAGACAAATCCTAATTACGCAGATATTCACTATTACCTCGGATTAACATATCTTGGGAAGGGCAATGTTGATGAAGCTACTAATTCTTTCAGGAGTGCATTAAAGATAAATCCTAATTACCTTCAGGCAAGGATAAAGATAATTGTTGCGCAAATTTATACAGGGGAATTCGATAAAGCCATCGAGGAGCTTATATCCCTTTCAGAGAAGTATCCAAAATTTGCAGATATATTCTATTATTTAGGCATTGCCTATACAGGCAAGGGCATGTTTGAGAAGGCCATAGAAAACTTCAGGCACGCAACTGAGATAAACCCATCATATAAAGAGGCAAGGACTAAATTAGGGACAATTTATTGTCACTTAGGTAGGTTTCAGGAAGGCATCAATGAGTTTGAAGAGGCAAGCAGGATCGACCCTTCTGATGAAGACGCAGCAATGATCACAAATGCCTTAAAAAATGCCATTGCCTTACATGAAACATCGAGTTTAAAATTTTCAGAAATTATATTGAGTTTATTTGCAAATGGAAGGGGTATATATGATTTTGTCCCTGAATTTAGCAAAGGGGTTCAGATTACCCCTGATGTCTCTGAGATGATATCTATTGTTATGAGTGTCTCTGAAGAAGATAGAACCCTGTGCGAGATGCTAATCCCATTCGTTAAAGAACACATAACAGAGAAGAATGACTACCCTGACCTTCATAATAGCCTTGGTGCATTATATCTAAAACTCAATAGATACACAGAGGCAGAAGGATATTTCAGAAGGGCAGTAGAGTTGAATCCAAAATATATGAAGGCACGCTTTAATCTTTTTTATACATTAAAGATGCTCGGCAAATATGAAGATGCCTTAAAAGATGGGGAATATATAATTGAAAACGGTATGACCTATCCCGATGTTTACTCCAATCTTGCCGAAGTATGTCTAAATCTTAATTTGTGTGACAGGGCCATAGAAAATATTAAAAAAGCACTGGATATAAATAATAGATACCCTTTAGCCCACTATATAGCAGCACAGGTGTTTGAAAGACTTGGCAATAAAAAGGAGGCTCTGCATCATATAAAAGAGTGTTTAAACTCAAATCCTCCTGGCTTTTTAAGTGCCAAGGCAAAAGAGATACTTGAAAGGCTTGAAAAGGAATAGGCAATTATTCCTATAATGGTTCAAAAAATACAAAAACTTTGATGTTTTATATTGACAAAGATATCTTATAAAAAATATAATTGTGAAAATAATAACAAATTACAAACCCTTTTGGAGGTAACATATGAGACCATACTTTGAAAAGATGCAGGACTGGGGAAAACCAGTGAAGCCTAATGCAGCCAATGCAGAAGAGATCAAAAAGGTTGAAAAAGAGATTGAAGCTTTGATTGAACAGAAAAAGAAAGCAGGACTACCACAGGAAACATTAAACAAAAGAGGTGAATGGACAGTATATCAGAGACTTGACTACATCCTTGATCCAGGGACATGGGCACCACTGCACATGCTTTATGACCCCATGGATGAAGAGTCAGGGACAACAGGTGTAGTAGATGGTCTCGGCAGGATTAATGGAAGATGGTGTGTAATAATCGGTTTTGATAATAAGGTCCTTGCCGGTGCATGGATTGCAGGCCAGTCAGATAACATCCTTAGAGTAACGGATATGGCAAAAAGATTGCATTGTCCCCTTGTATGGCTTGTCAATTGTAGCGGTGTGAAACTTACCGAACAGGAAAAGGTCTATGCAAATAGGCGTGGTAATGGAACAACATTCTTTAGACACGCAGAATTGAACAAGCTCGGTATCCCTGTTCTTGCAGCCATATACGGTACAAACCCAGCAGGTGGAGGCTATCAGGGTATAAGCCCGACCCTTCTCCTTGCCCATAAAGATTGCAACATTGCAGTAGGTGGTGCAGGTATAGTAAGTGGTATGGCACCTAAGGGATATTTTGATGAAGGCATGGCAGAGATGATAATTGAAGCAACCAGGAAGTTTAAGGCAGTTCCTCCAGGAAGAGTGGAGATACACTATGACCATACAGGGTTTTTTAGAGAAGTTCATCCTACAGAAGAGAGCCTCCTCGATTCTTTGAAGTCATGGGTTACAAAGCTTCCGGCATATGACCCTTCATTCTTCAGGGTAGCAAAGCCCGCAGAACCAAAATTTCCAGCAGAGGATATTTATAACATAGTGGCCTTTAACCAGAAGATGGTCTATGATGTAGAGCAGTTGATGGCAAGGCTTGTTGATAACAGCGAGCATATGGAGTTTAGGCCAGACTACGGTCCAGAACTTTATACGGGTCTTGTAAAGATAGACGGTTTCTTAATTGGTATTGTTGCCAATAGACAGGGTATGATGCCTAAGGGGTATCCAGATTATGCACCTTATCCTGGAATAGGTGGAAAATTTTACAGACAGGGACTTATCAAGGTAAACGAATTTGTCACCCTCTGTGGCAGAGACAGGGTCCCAATGGTCTGGATACAAGATACATCAGGCATTGATGTAGGTGATTATGCAGAGAAGGCAGAGCTACTCGGTTTAGGCCAGTCTCTTATTTACTCCATTGAGCAGAGTGACCTACCCATGATGGCCATTGTTCTGAGAAAAGGCACTGCAGCAGCGCACTATATCATGTCAGGTCCTCAGGCAAACAATAACAACGCCTTTACACTTGGCACAGCCACCACAGAGATATACGTCATGCACGGTGAGACTGCAGCAGTGGCAACCTTCGCAAGGAGACTTGTGAAAGAAAAGGATGCAGGCAAACCCCTTGCACCAGTAATAGAGGGTATGAACAGGATAGTCAAAGAATACTATGACAAGTCAAGACCAGCATATTGTGCAAAGATGGGTCTGGTGGATGAGGTGGTAAAGATGACCGATATAAGAAAATATCTTGTGGCATTTGCAAACTGCTGTTATCAGAATCCAAAATCTATTACACCACATCATCAGATGATTTTACCAAGGGTAATAAAAGGTTAAAGGATAGATTTTTTCAGGCAGGGTGAGGATATTCCTCACCCTGTTTTTTTAAAATAACAGTTAACTATATAATTGATTATGTTGACTAATCGTATGTGGATATACTTATATGGAAGATAGACTTTTATATAGATTAAAAGAAATAAAAGAAAAGGGCAATTATAGGAGTATTAGATATATAAAACCCTTATCTGCCACAAGGATTATCTACGAATCAAAGGAATGTCTGAATCTTTGCTCAAACAGTTATCTCTCCTTGCATGTTCATCCAGAACTTATAAAGGCATCAAAAGAGGCATCAGAGATATATGGTGCAGGGACATGTTCATCCAGGAGTGTGTCAGGTAGCATTGACCTGTATAGAAGTTTAGAGAAAGAGATAGCTGAATATAAAAACTATCCAAAAGGGCTTTTATTCACCAATGGTTATCTTGCCAATATAGGCATAATATCAACCCTTACTGAAATGGGAGATGTTATCTTTAGTGATGAATTGAACCACTCAAGTCTTATACACAGCATGAGGCTTTCAAAGGCAAGAAAGGTGGTCTACAAGCATAGAGACTTAAATGACCTGGAGAAAAAGATAAAAAAAGACAAAACAAAAGGAAAGCGATTTCTGGTAACCGAGACCATATTCAGTATGGATGGTGATGTGGCACCTCTTAAGGACCTCTATGAGCTCAAAAAAAGATATGATCTCAATATAATAGTGGACGATGCCCATGGTACAGGTGTGTTTGGAGAAAAAGGCACAGGTATAGAGGAGGTCTTTGGATTATCAGGCACAATGGATGTCCATATGGCAACCTTTGGCAAAGCCCTTGGAACTTATGGCGCCTTTGTCCTTTCAGAGGGAACAGTCATCGAATATCTAATAAATAGGGCAAAAACATTTATGTATACCACTGCATTGCCCCCCTCTGTTATTGCTTCATCCATGAAGGCGCTGGAGGTGGTGAAAAAAGATATTAGCCTGAAGCAAGGGTTATGGGAAAACATAGAATACTTTAGAAAAGGTTTAAGGGATGCAGGTTTTAATCTGAAAGATAGTGAAGGACCTATAATTCCTATTGTAGTAGGCGATGATAAAGATGCAGTGAAGATGCAGGAGGAACTTCTTTCCATGGGTATATTCCTTCAGGCAATAAGACCTCCAACTGTTCCGGAAGGGACATCAAGATTGAGACTTACTATTGTCAGAGATTTAACAAAAGAGGATATGGATTATGCCATATCTTCCATAATAAAGGCAGGCAAGAATATAGGCCTTTTGTAATGCTGGAGATAATCTGTTATCTTTCGGAGGCAATATGGATAATAAAAAACAACTCGTAGAATGGGATAAGACATATATCTGGCATCCCTTCACCCAGATGAGGGATTATCTGGAGTCAGATCCCCTTGTTATCGATAGAGGAGAAGGGTTTTATCTGGTGGATGTGGAAGGAAATAGATATATCGATGGCGTGTCATCCCTGTGGGTATTGGTGCATGGCCATGGAAGACCTGAACTTATAGATGCCATAAAGAAACAGGCAGAAAAGCTTTGCCACTCCACCCTTCTTGGCATTGCCAATACACCTTCAATCCTCCTCTCAAAAAGGCTTATTCAAATTGCGCCATCTGGTTTAAAAAAGGTCTTTTATTCAGACAATGGCTCCACATCTGTGGAGGTCGCCCTTAAAATGGCTTATCAATACTGGCAGCATAAAGGTGAAAAGAAAAGAAAAAAGTTTATTAATTTTTCTAATGGTTATCACGGGGATACAATAGGTTCGGTAAGCGTGGGAGGTATAGAGCTATTCCACAGGATATATAAACCCCTGCTTTTTAAGACCTATAAAGCGCCTTCTCCATATTGCTACAGATGTTCATTAAAATTGGATTATCCGTCATGTGGTCTTGCCTGTGTCCAGGAGTTTGAAGAGATTGTTAAACGACATAGGGATGAGGTATGTGCGGTTGTTATAGAACCTGTTGTTCAGGGTGCTGCCGGTATGATCATCCAGCCTCAAGGTTTTTTAAATGCCATATGGAAGATCACGAAAGAAAACGGACTCCTTTTTATTGCCGACGAGGTTGCCACAGGTTTTGGTAGAACAGGATATATGTTTGCATGTGAAAAAGAAAATGTAAAACCTGATTTTCTATGTCTTTCCAAGAGCATTACAGGAGGATATTTACCTCTTGCAGTGACAGCAACAACTGAAGAGGTCTTCAATGCCTTCTTAGGAAGATTTGAAGATTTTAAGACCTTTTTCCATGGCCATACATATACAGGTAATCCTCTTGCATGCGCTGTTGCCTTAAAAAACCTTGAACTTTATGAAAGTGAAAAGATCATGGAAAGACTTAAGGCTAAGATTAGATTATTAAATGGTGAACTTCAAAGATTTTCAGAACTACCTTCTGTAGGCGAGATAAGGCAGCAGGGCTTTATGGTGGGTATAGAGCTTGTAAAAAACAAGAAAACAAAAAAGCCTTATGCCCCAAAAGAGAAGATAGGCCAGAAGGTAATCCTTGAGGCAAGAAAAAGGGGTGTTGTCATAAGACCCCTTGGCGATGTGATTGTGCTCATGCCACCCCTTGCCATAGACGATGATATTTTAAAAGAGCTTGTAGATGTAACTTATAAAAGCATAAAAGCAGTTACATGCGATTAATTTACTATTGACATAAGTCCAATTATATCATATATCAAAAAGGCTAAGGCGGTGTAGCTCAGTTGGTCAGAGCATGCGGCTCATATCCGCAGTGTCCGGGGTTCAAGTCCCTGCACCGCCATTTATCATTTTAAATAATATTTTTCGTTCCAAGTGCCAAATATTTCTTTTTAGGTGAGAGTATGGAAAAATTAATAAAAAAGACCGGCTTACTCATTGTGCTTTTTTTAATTTTTTTATTGAGTAATAGCTGGAATGTTTTGGCCGCAGAGAGGAAGGCGAGACCCCAACCCAGGCCTATCCCACAGCAGCAGACTGTTGTCAGTATAAATGACTCTAATATTCAAGCCCATCTCAAAAAGGCAGAGGAACACTTAAAAAAGGGAGAGTTTCAGATAGCCCTGAATCTATTTTTGAAGATATACGATTATACAAAATCTGTCATAACCACCATAGGGCTTTTACAGAAGCAATATGAAAAGATTACTAATGACCAGAACACACCCTTAAAAGATAAAGAAGACCTCCTTATAAAGATGCGGAGAATGGAGCAACTGGTTGGTAGATATAAAAAGATAAAAGAGACCGCTTCCCTTAATATCGGTTATATCTATACAAAAAGGGATGATCCGGAAAAAGCAAGGAGATATCTGTTTGAAGTCCTTGAGACTGCCCCTTTTGATCTAAAGAAGGATTCCTCATGGATGAAGGCAAAGACACTACTTCTTGAGGTTTACAATTTAGAGGGCGAATTTTAGTTTGCAGAAAAGATCTTCTGTAATATCAAAGGTATTATCAACCCTGAACATTAAAGAAAAGATAAATAAGATTTTGTTGGAAGAAGTCCCATCACCCTGGGATGAAAGGGCTTTTATAAAGAGAAAAAAGGATTACCTTGAGGTAAAATTAAGGGTTTGGGATGATGATCTATATCTCTATGGGAGGATATTCAGGTTATTTCTTTATATCTATGATGTCTTGAGTAAAGATTTTTTATATGATCCATCTATGGCGCCTGATGAGGAGAAGGAGCCAAGGCTCAAGGACAGACATAATCAGATATGGAGTATATATGTGGATAGCCGCTTGGAAAGAATGGGGATTGAAAATTTTTTTGACCGAACAACAAGAAGGAATATATTTGTAGATTCTGAAAAGGAAATATCTTGGGAAGATGCTATACTGATTTTTCAGGAACTATGGGACAAAGAGTCTTATACCTACCCAGAGATAACAGAGATTACATATAATCTCACTGTCTTTGCAGAAAAGAATATCCAGGCAAATAAAGAAAAAATAGAATGTCTTGTAAATAATCTTTTTAAACAAAAAGGGGTGGTGAAACAGATTGAAAGATTATCATCAATTGGTCTCAGGGAGTCCCTCAACGAGTTATTGAGCTTTACCGCATATAAATGTAAGGATTCACACATTGATTCTAATTATTATGGCATATATGTCACATATAATAAGAGGCTTTATGTAGAGATGATACCAACAGAGGATAATAGGATATTTTTAACTATCATAGACCCTTTTAAAAATAATACCATATCTATCATCGTCAACGAAAATACTGACACAAAGACCATTGAAGACAAGATTTACAATATATATAAAATGATGGCGCAGATTTCTTAGGGATTATCGTCTTAGCCTTTTAAGGGCAAGGTCAAATGTATAATCATAAAGATGCATGCCTTTACTTATGGCCGTGATTGTTCCATCTTCAACGCCAATCTCGTGACACATATACTCCTTCAAAAGCTGTATTGCCGCCAGATTTGATGGAAAGCCTGCCCATAGATCCCAACTTCTAAAATAGAGGACAAAATGAAGCCTTCCAGACATGATTCTGGTATCTATTAGCCTTAGACATGGAGGGTCTTCAAGCACTATGTCCTGCGGCATGCCTATCTCCATAATTGCCTGATTTGTGCCGTATTTACCTTCCTTATATATATTTATGACCTCCATGACAGGGTTGACGCCTATGGGGCATTCTTTACCATCAATGAAAACCTTGGGGTTGGTCAATCTCTCTCCATATGTATAGAGTTCATTGTCCTCTTTTTTGTCTGTCATGAGATATTGGAGATATTCCTCTACATATTCCATACTTGTGGGTGCAGGGATTCCAAGCTCCTGTGGTATATCAGGGATAATGGGTCTTGTGCCAGGATATTTTATGTGAACCATTATAAGGTCAAATTCTCTTCTTGTATGTCCTTCAAAAGAGCCTTTTTCTATTTTGTATTCATGGACCCCCTCTGTCCCATCAAAGAGTTTATATATGCACTGAAACCAAGCATCTGGCAGGTCTCTTGCTTCAATATATATAGGTTTCATCTTGCCTCCATGGTGATTTTGTCCTTAAGTTTATCAAAAAAATTGAAAAACAGCACTAAAAAGTATTAGATTATCTTATAGGGTATTAGATGCCCTGTTAAACACACATCTTAATGATTCTATTGTAATTGGATTTACAGAATCCGTAGAGTTATTAGGTTTACTTACACAGGAGGTTCATGCATGTTTGTGAAACAGATGGAGGTTGGAAGTTTTGCCATATTTGCCTATATAGTAGGATGTAAGACCACTAAAGAGGCGCTTGTTATAGACCCTGCTGCTGATTGTGAGAGGATCTACAATGAGGCAACAGAGAGGGGCTATAGGATAAAATACATAGTAAATACCCATTCCCATGTAGACCATATAATGGGTAATAGGAGGATGAAAGAACTTACCGGTGCCGAGATTGTAATACATGAGAGTGAGGCGTATAGCCTTATAAATCAATCCCCTTATATGCTCAGTATGTTTGGAGGCGAACCATCGCCACCAGCAGATGTTACAGTGAGAGAGGGGGATTATATAACTATTGGAAAGATATCCCTTAAGGTAATCCATACACCAGGGCATTCACCAGGTAGCATTTCCCTCTATCATAATGGAATTGTTTTCACAGGCGATACATTATTTGTAGGTGGTGTAGGCAGGACAGACCTTGCAGGTGGTTCATGGGAGACACTTGTGGCATCCATACACAAAAAACTATTCACATTGCCGGATGATACAATAGTTGCCCCAGGTCATAATTACGGCGATTCTGCTAAAAGCAACATAGGAAGGGAGAAATTGTATAATGCATATGTGGGTCAGAGAGCAGGTTATTAAAATTAGAGTCCTTAAGGTCATTATATTTCTCATTCTGGCTGGTTTTTTTATTGCCGCATGTCAGACTGTTCCTGAGGTAGTAAAAAAGAAGGAGCCAAAAATAGCCCTTGTCCTGGGTGGTGGTTCTGCCAAGGGGTTTGCCCATGTGGGAGTCATAAGGGTTCTTGAACAGGAGAAGATACCCATTCACATGATAGTAGGGACAAGCGTAGGCAGTCTCATCGGTGGCATCTATGCAGCAAATCCAGATAGTTTCCAACTTGAATACACAGCCTTTAAGGTGGAAAAGAATGACATTATTGACATGCTTACCATACCCAAAATGGGTCTTGGCCAGGGTGCAAGGCTTGAAGAGTTTGCCTCGAAAAACATAAATGTTAAGAAGGTAGAGGATACAAAGATACCATTCTATCCCATAGCAACGGATTTAAACACAGGAGAGACCGTTATCCTGGAAAAAGGCTCTATATCCAAGGCCATAAGGGCTTCGGCAGCAATACCAGGGGTATTCACGCCTGTTATGTTTGATAACAGGATGCTTGTGGACGGCGGTGTTTCTAATAATGTAGCCTGTGATGTGGCAAAAAATATAAAGGGTGCAGATATAGTCATTGCAGTAAATCTCCAGAAAGACATAAGAAATTATGATATAAACTCTGTGGTGGATGTCATGGGTCAATCCATAAACATTATGATGCGTGAAACAAACAAGCCAAAGCTTAGATATGCCGATGTGGTGATAGAGCCTGATATAAAGGGTGTATCCCTATTTGATTTTACAAAAAAGAAGGAGCTCATAGAGGCAGGGATAAAGGCAACAAGAGAGGCTTTGCCCAAGATTAAAGAGATCCTTTCCAAATATCAGCAATGAAAGATTTTTATATATAATGCTATTTTTATTAAAGAAACTAATAACCTATACCATTGTCCCTCCAGGTATCATCATTATCCTTTTGATCCTGGCAGGGATATTTTTAAGAAAGAGGCTCAGGCTCTTTGCCATCTTCCTTGGTATTGCCATTTATTTAATGAGTATTGAACCTGTAAAAGACCTTTTTATAACCCCCTTGGAAGATGCATATAAGGTGCCTTCTATAGAGGATATAAAGACTTGTAATGCATATGTAGTCCTTGGAGGGGGTATAAATGAAAATGCCCCTGACCTAAATGGGTCAGGCCAGTTATCAAACGACTCTCTACCAAGGGTAGTGGAGGCATATAGGCTTTATATGAGGCATAAGGTGCCTATTATTTTATCAGGGGGAAAGGCATATGGCAAGAAATCAGAGGCAGAGATTGCAAAGAGATTCCTTTTGTCTTTAGGTGTAGATGAAAGGCATATCATAACAGAAGATAAAAGCAGGGATACAAAAGAAAATGCCCTCTTTGTAAAAGAGATTGCCGAGAAGAGGGAGATAAAAAAGGTAGTTCTTATAACAAGTGCATTCCATCTGAGAAGGTCTGTTATGCTATTTAAAAGATACTACCCCCACATCCTTCCATATCCTACTGGTTATAGAACCTCAAGGGCAGAATACAATGTCATGAGTTACATACCCATAGCAGATAACATCCATTATATTGCCAATTCAATAAAGGAATATCTGGGGATATTTTTTTATAGGTTTGCTCCAAAAGGCATATAAAAAGAGACTTTTATATTTGTTTGAGGAAATAATTTAGACCTTGAGTCTAAAAGGCAGGACATCACTTATACCTTCCTTACATAAAAGAGCCATGAGAAGCCTATCTATACCTATGGAGACGCCTGCATATTCGCCATGGATAGAGTCTATGGCATGAAAGAATTCTCTGTCATAATGGAATGTTTCTTTTCTAAGCCTTTTTCTTGCAAGATTTTCCTTTCTGAACCTCTCCTTCAGCCTTTTAGAGTCCATGAGTTCTGAATATCCATTGGCAATCTCTATACCATCAATATACAACTCGAATCTCTCAACCTTTCCTTTTCCTTTTGGTTTTGCCATGCTCGATATGGATGAAGGCCAATCTATAACAAAGTATGGACTGTCTTCCTTTATTGCAGGCTCTATTTCCTGAATAAAGATCTTAAAAAATATATCATTCCATGTGTCTTTTTTATCTACTGTGACAAGTTTTTTCAATCGAGCTTCCTTTGCCAGTTCCTGCCTTGTTAACACAAAAGGGTTTATGCCTATCTTTTCTATGAATAAACCCTCAATCTCATAGACCTTGTATTCCTTTTTTATAAACCTGTCTTTTTTTATAGCAAGGCCCTTTCCAACAAACCTTATCAAATCACCTACCTCTTTCATCAAATCCATATAAGACCCTTCCCTATACCATTCCAGCATGGTAAATTCTATGCTATGGATGGCATCCATATCTTCCACCCTGTAGACCTTACATATCTGAAAAATCCTCTTGAGTTGATAATTTAAAATTTTTTTCATAGCCATCTCAGGTGAGGTGTGGAGATAGAATGGCCCTTTTGTCCCCACATAGACCTTTAAAGGGTCAATATACGTGTCTGGGGCGCAAGTGTTGATAAGATTAGGTGTCTCCACCTCTATATAATCATTTCTATAGAAAAATTCTCTTATGTATTTAAGAAGCGTATGCCTTGCCAGAATATATTCTTTTATCTCTATCCATGCCATAAATGATTGATTTTTATATTTCAAAAAAGTATACTTTGTCAAATGGAGAGATGACCGAGTATGGCCGAAGGTGCTCGCCTGCTAAGCGAGTGTCCCGTCTAAAACGGGACCTAGGGTTCAAATCCCTATCTCTCCGCCATATAAATCCAAACATGCAACCTGATTTATACAGTTTAAATAAAAGCAGTAAAATTAAATAAACATTCCTATTATATCAGGAGGGGATATGGACCCAAAAGAAAGAATAATCCTTGCCCTTGATGTGGAGCATTTTGAGGATGCCAGGAGGCTTGTCATGGAGTTTAAGGATTATGTGGGAATGTTTAAGGTAGGTAAACAATTGTTTACCCACTGTGGTCCAAAGATCATAGATTTTATCAATATGAAGGATTCCAGGGTCTTTCTTGACCTTAAATACCACGATATACCCAATACAGTATCAAAGGCAGTAATGGAGGCAGCAAAGCTCGGTGTAGATATGCTCAATATCCATGCTTCCGGGGGCTTTACCATGATGAAGGAATCGAGGAATG is a genomic window of Syntrophorhabdaceae bacterium containing:
- a CDS encoding sugar transferase — its product is MIREKEKYYSPLLFFLDSIFAFIAYGLSLYGYLFIFHRQIVGYDLLRIGFFFFDNTLHIIPFLVVLFIFFNQFIRKNDYIYKRRIIDIIYQVLSPVFIVIIVFLFLFLLNPLFRINIWFTFIYGVFLSGFLVIDRILIYFYIDILQRAGKLLKFILIVGTNKKAIKIAQLFEDNPQWGLRIVGLLTYSMEEVGTEISGFKVLGVVDDINYVFEKNVVDYVLLCQEQEDIKKLQNLALRCRTVGIDFVIDSNVFVQNISGISFDHIHDFSFVIFRSVWLGPEKLMIKRIIDLFISIIMIILCIPFWIIIPILIKRDSKGPVFYVQERVGKNGRLFPMYKFRTMIVGADKMQAEVMYLNEMDGPVFKIKNDPRLTKVGRLLRRTSLDELPQLFNVIAGHMSLVGPRPPIMSEVVQYRPWQRKRLSVMPGVTCLWQVTGRNEIKFDEWMKLDMQYIDNWSLTLDLKILFMTIKAVISRRGAL
- a CDS encoding tetratricopeptide repeat protein, with product MGFFRNLFTLGKDKTYTEAMRLFNMHDYRGAIEKFEDILKRKKVSTSIHYNLSKVYISQSHRNLGIILFTMGKYAEALQEFTMALHYNPGFNELYYFIGVCQNNLGDFKSAIDSFNSVIEVDPSNLPARLKLGVALHNYRMWDTAENLYKGILKTNPNYADIHYYLGLTYLGKGNVDEATNSFRSALKINPNYLQARIKIIVAQIYTGEFDKAIEELISLSEKYPKFADIFYYLGIAYTGKGMFEKAIENFRHATEINPSYKEARTKLGTIYCHLGRFQEGINEFEEASRIDPSDEDAAMITNALKNAIALHETSSLKFSEIILSLFANGRGIYDFVPEFSKGVQITPDVSEMISIVMSVSEEDRTLCEMLIPFVKEHITEKNDYPDLHNSLGALYLKLNRYTEAEGYFRRAVELNPKYMKARFNLFYTLKMLGKYEDALKDGEYIIENGMTYPDVYSNLAEVCLNLNLCDRAIENIKKALDINNRYPLAHYIAAQVFERLGNKKEALHHIKECLNSNPPGFLSAKAKEILERLEKE
- a CDS encoding carboxyl transferase domain-containing protein gives rise to the protein MRPYFEKMQDWGKPVKPNAANAEEIKKVEKEIEALIEQKKKAGLPQETLNKRGEWTVYQRLDYILDPGTWAPLHMLYDPMDEESGTTGVVDGLGRINGRWCVIIGFDNKVLAGAWIAGQSDNILRVTDMAKRLHCPLVWLVNCSGVKLTEQEKVYANRRGNGTTFFRHAELNKLGIPVLAAIYGTNPAGGGYQGISPTLLLAHKDCNIAVGGAGIVSGMAPKGYFDEGMAEMIIEATRKFKAVPPGRVEIHYDHTGFFREVHPTEESLLDSLKSWVTKLPAYDPSFFRVAKPAEPKFPAEDIYNIVAFNQKMVYDVEQLMARLVDNSEHMEFRPDYGPELYTGLVKIDGFLIGIVANRQGMMPKGYPDYAPYPGIGGKFYRQGLIKVNEFVTLCGRDRVPMVWIQDTSGIDVGDYAEKAELLGLGQSLIYSIEQSDLPMMAIVLRKGTAAAHYIMSGPQANNNNAFTLGTATTEIYVMHGETAAVATFARRLVKEKDAGKPLAPVIEGMNRIVKEYYDKSRPAYCAKMGLVDEVVKMTDIRKYLVAFANCCYQNPKSITPHHQMILPRVIKG
- the bioF gene encoding 8-amino-7-oxononanoate synthase; the encoded protein is MEDRLLYRLKEIKEKGNYRSIRYIKPLSATRIIYESKECLNLCSNSYLSLHVHPELIKASKEASEIYGAGTCSSRSVSGSIDLYRSLEKEIAEYKNYPKGLLFTNGYLANIGIISTLTEMGDVIFSDELNHSSLIHSMRLSKARKVVYKHRDLNDLEKKIKKDKTKGKRFLVTETIFSMDGDVAPLKDLYELKKRYDLNIIVDDAHGTGVFGEKGTGIEEVFGLSGTMDVHMATFGKALGTYGAFVLSEGTVIEYLINRAKTFMYTTALPPSVIASSMKALEVVKKDISLKQGLWENIEYFRKGLRDAGFNLKDSEGPIIPIVVGDDKDAVKMQEELLSMGIFLQAIRPPTVPEGTSRLRLTIVRDLTKEDMDYAISSIIKAGKNIGLL